In one Brassica oleracea var. oleracea cultivar TO1000 chromosome C9, BOL, whole genome shotgun sequence genomic region, the following are encoded:
- the LOC106317854 gene encoding indole-3-acetaldehyde oxidase codes for MGEKKVIEEKEEAMKIKKTPLVFAVNGERFELDLSSVDPSTTLIDFLRNKTPFKSVKLGCGEGGCGACVVLLSKYDPLLDKVDDYTVSSCLTLLCSIDGCSITTSEGLGNSRAGFHAVHERIAGFHATQCGFCTPGMSVSMFSALSNADKSSSHDLPPRNGSSNLTAAEAEKAVSGNLCRCTGYRPLVDACKSFAKDADIEDLGFNSFCKKGGDRDEALKNLPCYDHTKPTTFPEFLKKELKMDMSLESDPRKYRWSSPGSISELQGLLQLDNSMYVKLVAGNTSTGYYKEEKERKYSRFIDIRRLPELTVVRRDEKGVELGAAVTISKAIEVLREKENVSMLAKLANHMEKIASRFVRNTGTLGGNIMMAQRKQFPSDLTTILVAARATVKIMSIGSNVQEQFTLEEFLQQPPLEAKSLLVSLVIPSWRPLKNGSSSSDTHLLFETYRAAPRPLGNALAFLNAAFSAEVSLNATHDGVVVNDCLLAFGAYGTKHAHRARKVEDFLVGKVISDEVLMEAIGLLKDEIVPDKGTLNPGYRSSLAVTFLFEFFGSLTTNGLLNGCSKENGFESLKREAMLSSAQQIVETQEHSPVGKGIVKAGAKLQASGEAVYVDDIPSPENCLYGAFIYSTMPLARIKSIRFKENRVPEGVLGIVTYKDIPKGGQNVGNKGFFASDLLFAEEITHGAGEIIAFLVAESQKLADIAVNLVVIDYDTEGLEPPILSLEEAVEKSSLFEIPPFLKSKPVGDITKGMAEAEHKILGSKISLGSQYFFYMETQTALAVPDEDNCMLVYSSTQAPEYVHRTIAGCLGVPEHNVRVITRRVGGGFGGKVMKSMPVAAACALAATKMQRPVRTYVNRKTDMITTGGRHPMKITYSVGFKSNGKVTALDLELLLDAGLSEDISPLMPSGIQGALMKYDWGALSFNVKVCKTNTVSRTAVRAPGDVQGSYIAEAIIEKVASYLSIDVDEIRKVNLHAYESLKLFYNKKAGEATEYTLPQLWEKLDKFSGFSQRRKVVDEFNASSKWRKRGISRVPAVYGVSMRLTPGRVSVLSDGSIVVEVPGIEIGQGLWTKVKQMAAFSLGLIHCSTTSDELLEKIRVIQTDTLSMVQGSVTGGSTTSEASSEAVRICCDGLVERLLPVKAALEEKTGGPVSWDSLISQAYMQSVNMSVSNTYSPDLYSTQYLNYGVAASEVEVNILTGETTVLRTDIIYDCGKSLNPAVDLGQIEGAFVQGLGFFMLEEYLMNSDGLIVTDSTWTYKIPTVDTIPRQFNVEILNSGHHKNRVLSSKASGEPPLLLAASVHCAVRAAVKEANKQIQTWSNNQQGVDMSFDLPVPATMAVVKEFCGLNVVEKYLDWKIKQRKNI; via the exons ATGGGTGAGAAGAAAGTGATTGAAGAGAAAGAAGAAGCGATGAAGATCAAGAAGACCCCTCTTGTTTTCGCTGTTAATGGAGAAAGATTCGAGCTCGATCTCTCTTCTGTTGATCCTTCAACCACACTCATCGATTTCTTGCGTAACAAGACACCTTTCAAGAGCGTCAAGCTCGGTTGTGGTGAAG GTGGTTGTGGCGCTTGTGTTGTTCTTCTCTCAAAATACGATCCCCTCCTCGACAAAGTCGACGACTACACAGTCAGCTCGTGTCTCACACTCCTCTGCAGCATCGACGGCTGCTCCATCACCACCTCGGAAGGCCTAGGCAACAGCAGAGCCGGGTTCCACGCTGTCCACGAGCGTATCGCCGGTTTCCACGCTACGCAATGCGGTTTCTGCACACCCGGCATGAGCGTCTCCATGTTCTCCGCCCTCTCGAACGCTGACAAGTCTTCTTCTCATGACCTTCCTCCTAGGAACGGCTCCTCAAACCTCACTGCTGCTGAAGCCGAGAAGGCTGTGTCGGGTAACCTATGCAGGTGTACTGGATACAGACCGCTCGTGGACGCTTGTAAGAGCTTTGCAAAGGATGCGGATATAGAAGATCTTGGGTTCAACTCCTTTTGCAAGAAGGGAGGGGACAGAGATGAGGCTTTGAAGAACTTGCCTTGTTATGACCATACAAAGCCAACTACGTTTCCAGAGTTCTTGAAGAAGGAGCTCAAGATGGATATGAGTCTTGAATCTGATCCAAGAAAGTACAGATGGTCAAGCCCGGGAAGTATCTCTGAGCTTCAAGGTTTATTACAGCTTGATAACAGTATGTATGTTAAGTTAGTAGCTGGTAACACAAGCACTGGTTACTACAAAGAAGAGAAGGAGAGGAAGTACTCAAGATTTATAGATATTCGGCGGCTTCCTGAGCTCACTGTGGTAAGAAGAGATGAGAAAGGAGTTGAACTAGGAGCTGCTGTTACCATATCAAAAGCTATTGAGGTTCTAAGAGAGAAAGAAAATGTCTCTATGTTGGCGAAACTCGCTAATCACATGGAGAAGATAGCAAGCAGATTCGTTAGGAACACTGGAACGTTAGGTGGAAACATCATGATGGCGCAGAGGAAACAGTTTCCTTCAGATCTCACAACCATACTTGTTGCTGCTAGAGCTACTGTGAAGATCATGAGTATAGGCTCCAATGTTCAAGAACAGTTTACACTAGAAGAGTTTCTTCAACAGCCTCCTCTTGAAGCCAAGTCTCTTCTTGTGAGCCTGGTGATCCCATCTTGGAGGCCATTGAAGAACGGTTCTTCTTCTTCAGATACTCATCTCCTCTTTGAAACTTACAGAGCAGCTCCACGTCCTCTAGGAAACGCATTGGCGTTTCTAAACGCAGCTTTCTCAGCTGAAGTTTCTTTGAATGCAACACATGATGGCGTTGTTGTGAATGATTGCTTGTTAGCTTTTGGTGCTTATGGAACCAAACATGCACACAGGGCGAGGAAGGTTGAAGATTTTCTTGTGGGGAAAGTTATCTCTGATGAGGTTTTGATGGAAGCTATTGGCTTGCTTAAAGATGAGATAGTGCCTGATAAGGGTACTTTGAATCCTGGTTATAGATCAAGCTTGGCTGTTACTTTCCTCTTTGAGTTCTTTGGATCTTTAACTACAAACGGTTTGCTCAACGGATGTAGTAAAGAGAACGGTTTTGAATCTTTGAAACGTGAAGCTATGTTGTCATCTGCACAGCAGATAGTTGAAACTCAAGAACATAGTCCGGTCGGTAAAGGCATTGTTAAGGCTGGAGCTAAGCTTCAAGCATCTG GTGAGGCTGTGTATGTAGACGACATTCCTTCACCGGAGAACTGTCTATACGGTGCATTTATCTACAGTACAATGCCGTTGGCAAGGATCAAGAGTATAAGGTTCAAGGAGAACAGAGTTCCAGAGGGAGTTCTTGGCATAGTAACGTACAAAGATATTCCCAAAGGTGGACAAAATGTTGGTAACAAAGGTTTCTTTGCCTCGGATCTTTTGTTTGCAGAAGAGATCACCCATGGTGCTGGTGAGATCATCGCCTTCTTG GTTGCAGAGAGTCAAAAGCTTGCAGATATTGCAGTAAACCTTGTTGTGATTGATTATGACACTGAGGGTTTAGAACCGCCCATACTGTCTTTAGAAGAAGCTGTTGAGAAGTCTAGTCTTTTCGAGATTCCTCCATTTCTGAAGAGTAAACCGGTTGGTGATATCACCAAGGGAATGGCTGAAGCTGAGCATAAGATTCTTGGATCAAAG ATAAGTTTGGGGTCACAGTACTTCTTCTATATGGAGACACAAACAGCTCTTGCAGTGCCTGATGAAGACAACTGTATGTTGGTTTATAGCTCCACTCAAGCCCCTGAGTATGTGCACCGAACCATCGCTGGATGTCTTGGTGTTCCTGAGCATAATGTCCGTGTCATCACTAGACGAGTTGGTGGCGGCTTCGGTGGGAAAGTCATGAAATCAATGCCT GTTGCTGCAGCTTGTGCACTTGCAGCAACCAAAATGCAGCGTCCAGTGAGGACATATGTGAACAGAAAAACAGATATGATAACAACAGGAGGAAGACATCCGATGAAAATCACATATAGCGTTGGATTCAAATCCAATGGGAAGGTCACTGCTCTAGACTTGGAGCTGCTACTTGATGCAGGGCTAAGCGAAGACATAAGCCCTCTTATGCCGTCAGGGATCCAAGGAGCATTGATGAAGTATGACTGGGGTGCTCTCTCTTTTAATGTGAAAGTATGCAAAACAAACACTGTGAGCAGAACTGCTGTTAGAGCTCCTGGGGATGTGCAAGGATCTTATATAGCTGAAGCCATCATTGAGAAAGTAGCTTCTTATCTTTCTATTGATGTGGATGAGATCAGGAAGGTTAATCTCCATGCTTATGAGAGTTTAAAGTTGTTTTATAATAAGAAAGCTGGTGAGGCCACTGAGTACACGTTACCACAGCTTTGGGAGAAGCTAGATAAGTTCTCAGGGTTTAGCCAGAGGAGGAAGGTGGTTGATGAGTTTAACGCATCAAGCAAGTGGAGGAAGAGAGGGATCTCGCGTGTTCCTGCGGTTTATGGAGTGTCTATGCGGTTAACACCGGGAAGAGTAAGCGTGTTGAGCGATGGGTCTATAGTGGTTGAGGTTCCAGGGATTGAGATAGGACAAGGGCTATGGACAAAGGTGAAACAGATGGCTGCATTCTCACTTGGGCTGATTCATTGTAGTACTACGAGCGATGAGCTTCTCGAGAAGATCCGTGTCATCCAGACCGATACTTTGAGTATGGTGCAAGGCTCAGTAACTGGTGGTAGCACAACCTCTGAGGCTAGTAGTGAAGCGGTTAGGATTTGCTGCGATGGCTTAGTTGAGAGGCTGTTACCTGTCAAGGCTGCTTTGGAGGAGAAAACAGGAGGACCTGTGAGTTGGGATAGCCTCATCAGTCAG GCTTATATGCAATCGGTGAACATGTCTGTTAGTAACACTTACTCGCCAGATCTCTACAGTACTCAGTACCTTAACTATGGAGTTGCAGCGAGCGAG GTTGAAGTAAACATTTTGACTGGTGAAACAACGGTTCTGCGCACTGATATCATCTATGATTGTGGGAAAAGTCTCAACCCCGCTGTGGATTTAGGACAG ATTGAAGGAGCGTTTGTTCAAGGACTTGGGTTCTTCATGCTTGAAGAGTACCTAATGAACTCAGACGGTCTCATAGTAACAGACAGCACATGGACTTACAAGATCCCAACGGTTGATACAATTCCAAGACAGTTTAATGTCGAGATTCTCAACAGTGGACACCACAAGAACCGTGTTCTTTCATCCAAAG CTTCGGGTGAACCACCATTGCTTTTAGCGGCTTCTGTTCACTGTGCGGTCCGAGCAGCTGTTAAAGAAGCAAATAAACAGATTCAGACATGGAGTAATAACCAACAAGGGGTTGATATGAGCTTTGATTTGCCTGTTCCAGCAACAATGGCTGTTGTGAAGGAGTTTTGTGGACTCAATGTTGTTGAGAAATACTTGGACTGGAAAATCAAGCAGAGGAAGAACATTTGA